The window AAAGTGAGCGGAGATAGCGACCACAGGACATCAGCCTGCTTCTTCATGCCTTCCGGCAGGCCCGCGTAATCTCCAATCATGAACACCAGCCGCCGCGGGTCGGACGTCATGTGTTGCTGAAGGAACTTGGCGAATCCTTCCGACGTCCATGCCTTACCCTTCGGGTCGAGCGCGACCACGCGATCGGACGCCTCCACCTTCAGCTCTTTCAGTTCGGCGATTTCAAGCGGGAGGAAATGCTTAATCCGCGCCGCATACTCTGCGCACAGCTTCCCCATCGACGGGTCTTTCGTCTTTCCAATCCAGACGACGCGCAGCTTCATCGCCTATTCCAGGCCGTATTTTTTCCGTTTTTCGAGCAGGGTCTTGCGGCTGATGCCGAGGATCTTCGCCGCCTTCACTTTCTTTCCCCGCGTCTGGCGAAGTACTTCAGCGATGTACTTTTTCTCCACATCTTCCAGAGTAGGCAACTTCGAAGCGGACGCTGCCGGCGAATACCACGCTGCCGGCAGCGTCTCCGGAGTGATTTCCTGGGACGGCGCCATCAGAATCGCGCGCTCCAGCGCATTGCGAAGCTCGCGGATATTTCCCGGAAACTCATATTGTTCGAACAGGCCGCGGCAGCCGTCGTTCAGTTTTGCCGTGAGTTTGTATTTCCGCGCCACTTGCGCGAGCAGGAACCCGGCCATCTCGAAAATTTCATTGCGGCGTTCCCGCAAAGGAGGCACGCGGACGGTTATCAAATTGAGGCGGAAGAAAAGATCCTGGCGGAAGATGCGCCGCTCGACGGCGTGGGCCAGCGGTATGCTGGAGAGCGCGACGATTCGCGCGTCCAGTTCGATGAACTTGTTTCCTCCGAGCCTGTAGAACTGTTTGGCCTCGACGACATTCAGCAGCTTGGCCTGGACCGTCAGATCGACGTTGGCGATCTCATCCAGGATGGCGGTGCCGCCCTGGGCCAGATCGAGTTTTCCGAGTTTGGACGAGACCGCGCCGGTGAAGGCGCCGCGTTCGTAGCCGAATAATTCGGATTCGACCAGCTCTTCGGGGAGCGACGAGAAATCGATCTTCATGCAGGGGCCGTCTTTGCGAGGACCGTTGTGGTGAAGCCACTGCGCCAGGACGTCTTTTCCGGTTCCGCTTTCGCCTTCGATCAGAACCGTGGTCGGCGTTTCGCGGATCCGTTCCAGCGTGCGATAAATCGTCATCATTGGCGAGTCCGCCGAGAAGACAAACGGATACGGCGGCTCGTTCATGCTGGACATGGATGCGTGCAAGTGTTCCTTATTTACGAATTAGAGCGCGCGTTGCGCAACCAGATCATGCGCATCGCGGCGCTTGCCGGCCCGCCACAGGCGTTCGAGATCATAGAACTCGCGTGACCGGGCCGAGAAAATGTGGACGACAAAATCCACGTAGTCGAGAAGGATCCATTCCCCTTCGCTGACCCCTTCGACATGCAACGGGCGAACACCTTCCCGCTTGAGCGTTTCTTCGATGTGTTCGGCGATGGTCTGGTTGTGGCGCGTCGAAGTACCGGTGCAGATCAGGAAATAATCCGTGAAAGAGCAGACCTCGCCAAGTTCAATGACAACGGGGTCCTGGGCTTGCTTGTCGAGCGCTGCTTCGATGGCGTCGGATAGTTGATTTTCTGTGTTGCTCAATTGTGGTTGTTCTTCTCCTTTTTGATCACGTTCATGAATAAAGCTTGTTTCTTTCAATGTAACTCCATACCAGCGGCGGCAGCCATTGGCGGACTTCCGCGCCTTTTTTGCAATCGCTTCGAATCTCGGTGGACGAAATCGGCTGCTTGACGAACGGCAGATAGAAAACAGTCGGGCGCTGCGGCAGCGTCACGGTTTGGTTTTCGCTGAGGATCTGATAGGGCGCGACGTCCTCGCGGAACGGGAACCCCGGACGGTTCACGATGACGAGGTGCGCCAGATCGAACAACCGGCGGAAACTCTTCCACGTCTCGATTTCCTGGTACATATCGGTCCCGATGATGAAGAGCAACTCGGAACCGGGATACGGTTTCTTCATCGCCTCCAGCGTTTCAACGGTATACCGTCTTTCGAGAGCATCTACCTCTATTGTAGACGCGCGAAAGCGTTCGATGGAGAGGGTCGCCAGCGCCACCATCGCAAAACGGTGAAACGGCGAGGTTATACTGCGCGACTGCTTGTGGGGTGGAGAGAACGCGGGGACGAAATGGACTTCATCAACGAGGAAAGTTTCAGCGACCGAGTGGGCTGCAGCGAGATGTCCGTTATGAATGGGATCGAAAGTCCCACCCAATATCGCAATCCTCATGCTTCGGGGCCGATTCTAGCACTTTTTCATCTTCTCGCCGATTTCTTTCGTGTCGGCCGCCGTTTGGCCGCCCGTTCCGTAAACCACAGCGGATCCTGCTTTG is drawn from Terriglobia bacterium and contains these coding sequences:
- a CDS encoding sigma-54 dependent transcriptional regulator; this translates as MNEPPYPFVFSADSPMMTIYRTLERIRETPTTVLIEGESGTGKDVLAQWLHHNGPRKDGPCMKIDFSSLPEELVESELFGYERGAFTGAVSSKLGKLDLAQGGTAILDEIANVDLTVQAKLLNVVEAKQFYRLGGNKFIELDARIVALSSIPLAHAVERRIFRQDLFFRLNLITVRVPPLRERRNEIFEMAGFLLAQVARKYKLTAKLNDGCRGLFEQYEFPGNIRELRNALERAILMAPSQEITPETLPAAWYSPAASASKLPTLEDVEKKYIAEVLRQTRGKKVKAAKILGISRKTLLEKRKKYGLE
- a CDS encoding 23S rRNA (pseudouridine(1915)-N(3))-methyltransferase RlmH: MKLRVVWIGKTKDPSMGKLCAEYAARIKHFLPLEIAELKELKVEASDRVVALDPKGKAWTSEGFAKFLQQHMTSDPRRLVFMIGDYAGLPEGMKKQADVLWSLSPLTFTHDLTRVLLLEQIYRALTIIKNLPYAR
- the nadD gene encoding nicotinate-nucleotide adenylyltransferase; amino-acid sequence: MRIAILGGTFDPIHNGHLAAAHSVAETFLVDEVHFVPAFSPPHKQSRSITSPFHRFAMVALATLSIERFRASTIEVDALERRYTVETLEAMKKPYPGSELLFIIGTDMYQEIETWKSFRRLFDLAHLVIVNRPGFPFREDVAPYQILSENQTVTLPQRPTVFYLPFVKQPISSTEIRSDCKKGAEVRQWLPPLVWSYIERNKLYS
- the rsfS gene encoding ribosome silencing factor — encoded protein: MKETSFIHERDQKGEEQPQLSNTENQLSDAIEAALDKQAQDPVVIELGEVCSFTDYFLICTGTSTRHNQTIAEHIEETLKREGVRPLHVEGVSEGEWILLDYVDFVVHIFSARSREFYDLERLWRAGKRRDAHDLVAQRAL